One Hermetia illucens chromosome 4, iHerIll2.2.curated.20191125, whole genome shotgun sequence DNA segment encodes these proteins:
- the LOC119655091 gene encoding uncharacterized protein LOC119655091 isoform X2, whose protein sequence is MMENRPKLLINRNNLLSEKSPPPSKLLLNHGKPNFTIVKSSKIISPPPTEESIFSGTDLKPSALKRRSPPKVIHSNGSVNGSTNGSASSDEFLRLHKKIGGKNFDEIDNNNVINCPSMNGNPSVAVAKESPHADQHFATLQRNCILTLKHPSETNGFTNKSDIDNQMNGTALKSPTPEKPSTPEKPDFLKQSTPSPVSRSPPPLSKQNSPFNQSMESVTSPSAVNFEQRTVVSFSRDLSVTPNRYPDTVKTTKTVDANGGISSLPKEFASLKFEIAPDGELIRPVKKNAA, encoded by the coding sequence ATGATGGAAAACCGACCTAAGCTATTAATCAATCGCAACAATTTATTGAGCGAGAAGAGTCCACCACCATCAAAACTTTTACTGAATCATGGAAAACCAAATTTTACCATAGTGAAATCATCAAAAATCATTTCTCCACCACCAACCGAGGAAAGTATTTTTTCTGGAACAGATCTGAAACCGAGTGCATTGAAAAGAAGGTCACCACCAAAAGTTATCCATAGCAACGGGTCAGTGAATGGATCGACAAATGGTTCGGCCTCAAGCGATGAATTCCTCAGATTGCATAAGaaaattggaggaaagaacttCGATGAAATTGACAACAATAATGTCATCAATTGTCCTAGCATGAATGGTAATCCAAGTGTTGCTGTCGCGAAGGAGAGCCCACATGCAGACCAACATTTTGCTACTTTACAGAGGAATTGTATCTTAACTCTCAAGCATCCAAGCGAAACCAATGGTTTTACGAATAAATCTGATATCGACAATCAAATGAATGGAACCGCACTGAAGTCTCCTACTCCAGAAAAGCCATCCACACCAGAGAAACCAGATTTTTTGAAACAATCCACTCCGAGTCCAGTATCCAGAAGTCCACCGCCTTTATCAAAGCAAAATTCCCCCTTTAATCAATCCATGGAAAGCGTGACTAGCCCCTCCGCTGTGAATTTTGAACAGAGaactgttgtttctttttcacggGATCTATCTGTTACCCCAAATAGATATCCAGATACCGTGAAAACAACGAAAACCGTAGATGCTAATGGTGGAATTAGTTCGTTGCCAAAAGAATTTGCATcactgaaatttgaaattgcccCTGATGGGGAGTTGATTCGGCCGGTGAAGAAAAATGCCGCTTGA
- the LOC119653604 gene encoding centrosomal protein of 131 kDa, whose translation MDLSLRGSQINLASRHKPKTTSTKYSTPQRPCSANVLRHDRAATLLRRPMSADEKLARSLKNCVKFSEQVMSEDQLWKNRKFVSESSSNIFKLLLDEPITRSYCPKDSESLSDSSLGRKISDIASKQEQIKETETSESDSNMEKGQTGSQDLENNQNNSGCKLRPHQIDTQFNPQSTLNNGSPYSTKGVLPKLSNIHTKGGDFWHDSKPDLPGRVSFGKADTAELNLTDDFIPSPCDISTSTKKCVHFEELEENFDVNESHNESSTSTCDTNETYSVHHGTNTNKCHCSFTCKPTSDIEFSDSSPNLNGKQESVTSVLEPNLIIEEYKKEIEDQEKKSHLELKMMEKSSDSNSSPGSSTDRVISNYQKLANQIFEDIQSDLMLSTEKSLDTAANEPNDTTLHWKSKNNFIEDIPEEKSDNSTDSSKNQFESLRDFQKSSSTVIKNYLRTTEIKSAPSSHRKVKENNIGANKTEIKSERNRRTKSANNSSVGGLKKMTGMKKVPTYSCLRQDSNLDEFQIEKVDSWMSLHDSNAACRDSPEMECSNRRNPKMKTKSILKHKDNVESPIKSSEDSSPDDSTYEEIVSVIKEIEEDKKKETTASRTDEHLRLQSTFRSTESECMATPKTTERDYSPDKYRDILQYLDNVESSCDKTILETRRSIPESSRSEIEFAIEPDIAEDVPKIADLLMLPNHQLARRIVALSLRANELANAIQLSKQHVSHIRLERQKALRQEKLNSSNRSKEQKKYYESIVARHQGFIEQLLKDKASLCEKVATLTRRIESQNQAWEHRLETELTRAKETAIAGEKIRREKWIRDNTKKIKELTVKGLELEINRMTCEHQKEVTELKRKHQQELLDVVAEERQKHEQLEKSIRDSCAQDRETSISKERDAIRERFEKQLREERQSFDEQKAKLLEEFAAERERMCLELKQKDVDYESKKQDILKEKELAVEQVYNEFKEKSQKQEQKYQTRINTIEKQFESDFLIWKREFENACKLREVENENAVRQHYRSERDRQIDAIVAKMDTETQRCQEEYEMKLSRIKEKHEAELHQIEIAEKQLKDKYNEGRNKLAESEARVQNYQAEVKQLNMELSHSKKMCDKLLEDKEVMKENARREVQQEIALIQAERDSEIEKIYQRVQQAIEKKDTAMELLQKENTTLRERCIKLEAIIRQQRKDYCIK comes from the exons ATGGATTTAAGTTTACGTGGGTCACAA ATTAACTTGGCATCTCGCCACAAGCCCAAAACAACATCCACTAAATACTCTACACCCCAAAGACCTTGTTCAGCCAACGTCTTGCGACATGACCGGGCAGCAACCCTTCTCAGAAGGCCCATGTCTGCCGATGAGAAACTAGCACGAAGTTTAAAGAATTGTGTCAAGTTTTCAGAGCAAGTTATGAGTGAAGACCAATTATGGAAAAAT AGAAAGTTCGTTTCCGAATCATCGTCAAATATATTCAAACTTTTGCTGGATGAACCTATCACGCGCTCCTATTGTCCAAAGGATTCAGAAAGTTTATCTGATAGCAGTCTCGGTCGGAAAATATCCGATATTGCTTCGAAACAAGAACAAATAAAGGAAACTGAAACTTCCGAAAGTGAtagtaatatggaaaaaggtcAAACTGGAAGTCAGGACCTTGAAAATAATCAGAACAATAGCGGCTGTAAGTTAAG acCACATCAAATTGACACGCAATTCAATCCCCAATCTACTTTAAACAATGGTTCACCCTACTCTACGAAAGGTGTATTACCCAAGCTCTCAAACATTCACACTAAAGGCGGTGACTTTTGGCATGATTCAAAACCAGATCTTCCTGGAAGGGTATCGTTTGGTAAAGCAGATACTGCTGAACTAAATCTTACGGATGATTTCATTCCCTCACCATGTGATATTTCAACTAGTACAAAGAAATGTGTTCACTTTGAAGAATTGGAAGAAAACTTTGATGTAAATGAATCACATAACGAAAGTAGCACCAGCACATGTGATACTAACGAAACATATAGTGTTCACCACGGTACGAATACAAATAAATGCCATTGTTCTTTCACATGTAAACCAACGAGCGATATTGAATTTTCCGATAGCAGTCCCAATTTAAATGGCAAGCAGGAATCAGTAACTTCAGTGCTGGAACCAAATCTCATCATAGAAGAGTATAAAAAGGAAATTGAAGACCAAGAGAAGAAATCCCATCTTGAACTCAAAATGATGGAGAAAAGTTCAGATTCGAATTCGAGTCCGGGCTCTTCTACAGATCGTGTCATCTCCAACTACCAAAAGCTGGCCAATCAAATCTTCGAGGATATTCAGTCCGACCTGATGTTATCAACAGAAAAGTCATTGGATACCGCAGCAAATGAACCAAACGACACAACCCTGCATTGGAAAtccaaaaataatttcattgagGATATACCGGAAGAAAAATCAGATAACTCAACGGATTCCTCCAAGAATCAGTTCGAAAGTTTGCGAGATTTCCAAAAGAGCTCCTCCACAGTAATTAAAAACTATCTGCGTACAACTGAAATCAAATCGGCTCCTTCCAGTCATCGTAAAGTCAAAGAAAACAATATCGGAGCCAATAAAACTGAAATCAAATCCGAAAGGAATCGTCGAACCAAATCAGCGAACAACAGCTCCGTAGGAGGACTGAAAAAAATGACTGGAATGAAGAAAGTACCAACATACTCATGTCTGCGTCAGGACTCGAATTTAgatgaatttcaaattgaaaaagtCGACAGTTGGATGTCCCTTCACGATAGCAACGCTGCATGCAGGGACTCACCTGAAATGGAGTGTTCGAATAGGAGAAATccgaaaatgaaaacgaaaagcaTTCTCAAGCACAAGGATAATGTAGAATCGCCGATAAAATCATCTGAGGATAGTTCACCAGATGACTCCACTTACGAGGAAATCGTGTCGGTTATCAAAGAAATTGAAGAAGATAAGAAAAAAG AAACGaccgcttcaaggactgatgagCATTTAAGGCTTCAATCGACATTTCGTAGTACGGAATCGGAATGTATGGCGACCCCGAAAACGACAGAACGGGATTATTCGCCGGACAAATATAG GGATATCCTGCAGTATTTGGATAATGTTGAAAGTAGCTGCGATAAGACTATTCTGGAGACGAGAAGATCAATTCCAGAGTCAAGTAGGAGTGAAATTGAGTTTGCTATTGAGCCTGATATCGCGGAGGATGTACCAAA AATTGCTGACTTACTCATGCTACCCAACCATCAACTAGCCCGCAGGATAGTGGCACTTAGTCTTCGAGCGAACGAACTAGCAAATGCAATTCAATTATCGAAACAGCATGTGTCCCATATCCGTCTTGAACGACAGAAAGCTCTTCGTCAGGAAAAATTGAATTCATCGAATCGTTCAAAGGAGCAGAAGAAATACTACGAGAGCATTGTCGCACGGCATCAAGGATTCATAGAGCAG CTGTTGAAGGACAAAGCATCCTTGTGTGAAAAGGTTGCAACTCTAACGAGACGAATCGAGAGCCAAAACCAAGCATGGGAGCATAGGTTGGAGACAGAATTGACTCGTGCTAAGGAAACAGCTATTGCTGGTGAAAAGATACGTAGAGAGAAATGGATACGGGATAACACGAAGAAAATTAAG GAACTTACTGTCAAAGGACTCGAACTAGAAATCAATCGTATGACCTGTGAACATCAAAAGGAAGTCACTGAGCTCAAGCGAAAACATCAGCAAGAGCTCTTGGATGTTGTTGCTGAGGAAAGACAAAAACATGAACAACTGGAAAAGTCTATTCGGGACTCGTGTGCCCAGGATCGTGAAACAAGCATTTCAAAAGAACGGGATGCAATTAGAGAACG ATTTGAGAAGCAACTACGCGAAGAACGGCAGTCATTTGATGAGCAAAAAGCGAAACTTTTGGAAGAGTTTGCAGCCGAACGCGAAAGAATGTGTCTGGAGCTCAAGCAAAAAGACGTGGATTACGAGAGTAAAAAACAGGACATACTTAAGGAAAAAGAACTGGCTGTTGAGCAAGTTTACAATGAGTTTAAAGAGAAATCTCAGAAACAAGAACAGAAGTACCAA ACCAGAATCAACACTATTGAGAAGCAATTCGAATCGGATTTTCTGATATGGAAAAGGGAATTCGAAAATGCTTGTAAGCTTCGTGAGGTGGAAAATGAGAACGCTGTACGGCAACATTATCGATCCGAAAGGGATCGACAGATTGATGCTATTGTTGCGAAAATGGATACCGAGACGCAAAGGTGTCAGGAagaatatgaaatgaaattgag TCGTATCAAAGAAAAACACGAAGCAGAATTGCATCAAATTGAAATAGCTGAAAAACAACTGAAAGACAAATACAACGAAGGTCGAAATAAACTAGCCGAGTCTGAGGCTCGAGTTCAGAATTATCAAGCTGAAGTCAAGCAGCTAAATATGGAGTTGAGTCATAGCAAAAAG ATGTGTGATAAACTCCTGGAAGACAAGGAAGTGATGAAAGAAAACGCACGACGGGAAGTACAACAAGAGATTGCATTAATTCAAGCAGAACGCGACAGTGAAATAGAGAAGATTTATCAGCG AGTGCAACAGGCAATCGAGAAAAAAGATACAGCGATGGAATtattgcagaaagaaaatactaCCCTACGTGAAAGATGTATCAAGCTGGAAGCAATTATAAGACAACAAAGAAAAGATTATTGCATCAAATAA
- the LOC119655091 gene encoding uncharacterized protein LOC119655091 isoform X1: MYIYTECLRFSTQFHCKVIVLISINIYIYVKTLASTMMENRPKLLINRNNLLSEKSPPPSKLLLNHGKPNFTIVKSSKIISPPPTEESIFSGTDLKPSALKRRSPPKVIHSNGSVNGSTNGSASSDEFLRLHKKIGGKNFDEIDNNNVINCPSMNGNPSVAVAKESPHADQHFATLQRNCILTLKHPSETNGFTNKSDIDNQMNGTALKSPTPEKPSTPEKPDFLKQSTPSPVSRSPPPLSKQNSPFNQSMESVTSPSAVNFEQRTVVSFSRDLSVTPNRYPDTVKTTKTVDANGGISSLPKEFASLKFEIAPDGELIRPVKKNAA, translated from the exons atgtacatatatacggaGTGTTTGCGATTTTCTACTCAGTTTCATTGCAAAGTCATAGTattaatttcaataaatattt aTATCTACGTTAAAACATTGGCATCAACAATGATGGAAAACCGACCTAAGCTATTAATCAATCGCAACAATTTATTGAGCGAGAAGAGTCCACCACCATCAAAACTTTTACTGAATCATGGAAAACCAAATTTTACCATAGTGAAATCATCAAAAATCATTTCTCCACCACCAACCGAGGAAAGTATTTTTTCTGGAACAGATCTGAAACCGAGTGCATTGAAAAGAAGGTCACCACCAAAAGTTATCCATAGCAACGGGTCAGTGAATGGATCGACAAATGGTTCGGCCTCAAGCGATGAATTCCTCAGATTGCATAAGaaaattggaggaaagaacttCGATGAAATTGACAACAATAATGTCATCAATTGTCCTAGCATGAATGGTAATCCAAGTGTTGCTGTCGCGAAGGAGAGCCCACATGCAGACCAACATTTTGCTACTTTACAGAGGAATTGTATCTTAACTCTCAAGCATCCAAGCGAAACCAATGGTTTTACGAATAAATCTGATATCGACAATCAAATGAATGGAACCGCACTGAAGTCTCCTACTCCAGAAAAGCCATCCACACCAGAGAAACCAGATTTTTTGAAACAATCCACTCCGAGTCCAGTATCCAGAAGTCCACCGCCTTTATCAAAGCAAAATTCCCCCTTTAATCAATCCATGGAAAGCGTGACTAGCCCCTCCGCTGTGAATTTTGAACAGAGaactgttgtttctttttcacggGATCTATCTGTTACCCCAAATAGATATCCAGATACCGTGAAAACAACGAAAACCGTAGATGCTAATGGTGGAATTAGTTCGTTGCCAAAAGAATTTGCATcactgaaatttgaaattgcccCTGATGGGGAGTTGATTCGGCCGGTGAAGAAAAATGCCGCTTGA